In Trichosurus vulpecula isolate mTriVul1 unplaced genomic scaffold, mTriVul1.pri scaffold_126_arrow_ctg1, whole genome shotgun sequence, a single genomic region encodes these proteins:
- the IGF2 gene encoding insulin-like growth factor II isoform X2, whose amino-acid sequence MGFPMKKMLLLSLTFLAFASCCNAAYRPSETLCGGELVDTLQFVCGDRGFYFSLPGRPLSRVSRRLNRGIVEECCFRSCDLALLETYCATPAKSERDLSASMMVLPENFPRFPVGKFFRLDTWQKSARRLRRGLPALLRARRDRLRAQALEAIREAKRHRPLITLPSEDPIRKDASSEKPANQK is encoded by the exons ATGGGTTTCCCAATGAAGAAGATGTTGCTGTTATCACTCACCTTTTTGGCCTTTGCCTCGTGCTGCAACGCTGCTTATCGCCCCAGTGAGACCCTTTGTGGTGGGGAGCTGGTAGACACTCTCCAGTTTGTGTGTGGCGACCGCGGCTTCTATTTCA GCCTTCCTGGCAGGCCTCTGAGCCGTGTGAGCCGTCGTCTGAATCGTGGCATCGTGGAAGAGTGTTGCTTCCGCAGCTGTGATCTGGCCCTGCTGGAGACCTACTGTGCCACCCCCGCCAAGTCCGAGCGAGACCTGTCAGCCTCTATGATGGTGCTCCCG GAAAACTTCCCCAGATTCCCTGTGGGTAAGTTCTTCAGACTTGACACCTGGCAGAAGTCAGCCCGTCGCCTCCGGAGGGGCCTGCCTGCCCTCCTCCGTGCCCGCAGGGACCGGCTGAGAGCCCAGGCGCTGGAAGCGATCAGAGAGGCCAAGCGTCACCGTCCCCTGATCACCCTGCCCAGCGAAGACCCCATCCGCAAGGATGCCTCATCTGAAAAACCCGCCAATCAGAAGTAA
- the IGF2 gene encoding insulin-like growth factor II isoform X1: protein MMRFRQRGNMARGVASGSADASVSTLQQSRSKEVGSSSSSFEMGFPMKKMLLLSLTFLAFASCCNAAYRPSETLCGGELVDTLQFVCGDRGFYFSLPGRPLSRVSRRLNRGIVEECCFRSCDLALLETYCATPAKSERDLSASMMVLPENFPRFPVGKFFRLDTWQKSARRLRRGLPALLRARRDRLRAQALEAIREAKRHRPLITLPSEDPIRKDASSEKPANQK, encoded by the exons ATGATGAGATTTCGTCAGCGCGGGAACATGGCAAGAGGAGTCGCTTCAGGGTCGGCGGACGCGAGTGTCAGCACCCTACAACAGTCCCGCAGCAAGGAGGTggggagtagcagcagcagctttgag ATGGGTTTCCCAATGAAGAAGATGTTGCTGTTATCACTCACCTTTTTGGCCTTTGCCTCGTGCTGCAACGCTGCTTATCGCCCCAGTGAGACCCTTTGTGGTGGGGAGCTGGTAGACACTCTCCAGTTTGTGTGTGGCGACCGCGGCTTCTATTTCA GCCTTCCTGGCAGGCCTCTGAGCCGTGTGAGCCGTCGTCTGAATCGTGGCATCGTGGAAGAGTGTTGCTTCCGCAGCTGTGATCTGGCCCTGCTGGAGACCTACTGTGCCACCCCCGCCAAGTCCGAGCGAGACCTGTCAGCCTCTATGATGGTGCTCCCG GAAAACTTCCCCAGATTCCCTGTGGGTAAGTTCTTCAGACTTGACACCTGGCAGAAGTCAGCCCGTCGCCTCCGGAGGGGCCTGCCTGCCCTCCTCCGTGCCCGCAGGGACCGGCTGAGAGCCCAGGCGCTGGAAGCGATCAGAGAGGCCAAGCGTCACCGTCCCCTGATCACCCTGCCCAGCGAAGACCCCATCCGCAAGGATGCCTCATCTGAAAAACCCGCCAATCAGAAGTAA